One Silene latifolia isolate original U9 population chromosome 4, ASM4854445v1, whole genome shotgun sequence DNA segment encodes these proteins:
- the LOC141651039 gene encoding F-box/LRR-repeat protein 14-like, translating to MEAETHKNLPICWDIIFDKLNNPSDRDSISLVCKEFLSITNLIQESLTVISPSINVLVNLLHRFPNSKKIQLMNFQGDLNRAIQVISQSGLNLEELDLSHNENLPDVCLQNLSSAMKNLKILDCSHSSMKDPDLLKIANYFPQLEDINISYSCVDLTDQGIEFLASNLKRLRKVDVTGNTCITDKSVISLSLNCHFLEQFIADSPVAKFEIGSFGVENSIDLPKNLVSLKFTNLKISDQFLQSVAKAEIPLTELSLLFCKSYTFSGISSLLRSHPCLKSLALFGADFLTNEHIDYLCQFLANLKTIKLNCCPLLSDSAFVTLSERCNLLSRLEIGNTCLGKEELINDDHPVKNYAVRFLRLWSIQFLCSAYLRKVLLICPNLEKLDLSNCFRGTELLDVADILDYSPRINSLVLNQCRHLRFCREQAKASKLEKLVAMYSGINDEILAMIGRNSPGLLYLDLEECKNVTEKGVKAVIESCKRLRYLNLSGCLNVNVDVLEYIVQNEPSLRRLVSPSCKYPKEDDQKYFLQRNCLVTRAVDIMESLPKCLFVYR from the exons ATGGAAGCAGAGACTCACAAAAACTTGCCAATATGTTGGGACATAATTTTCGACAAGCTTAACAATCCAAGCGATCGGGACTCGATCTCGTTAGTCTGCAAGGAGTTTCTGTCAATCACTAATTTAATCCAGGAAAGCTTAACTGTTATCAGTCCATCAATCAATGTCCTGGTTAATCTACTCCATAGATTCCCAAATTCGAAGAAAATACAACTTATGAACTTCCAAGGAGACCTAAACAGGGCTATTCAAGTAATTTCACAATCCGGGTTAAACTTGGAAGAGTTGGATCTCTCCCACAATGAAAATTTACCTGATGTTTGCCTGCAGAATCTGAGTTCAGccatgaaaaatttgaaaatactcGACTGTTCGCATTCGTCCATGAAAGATCCTGACCTTCTAAAAATAGCAAACTATTTTCCGCAGCTTGAGGACATAAACATCAGCTACTCTTGCGTTGACTTGACCGATCAAGGGATCGAGTTTTTGGCATCAAATCTCAAAAGACTGCGTAAAGTTGATGTTACAGGAAATACATGCATTACAGATAAGTCAGTCATTTCATTATCATTAAATTGTCATTTTCTCGAGCAATTTATAGCTGATTCTCCTG TGGCAAAATTTGAGATTGGATCATTTGGTGTTGAAAATTCAATTGATCTTCCAAAAAACTTAGTCTCGTTGAAATTCACAAATCTGAAAATCTCCGATCAGTTTCTGCAGTCGGTTGCTAAAGCAGAAATCCCTTTGACAGAACTCAGTCTATTATTCTGCAAAAGTTATACGTTTTCAGGGATCTCATCGCTTCTTCGCTCACACCCGTGTTTAAAATCATTAGCACTATTTGGAGCTGATTTCCTCACAAATGAGCATATAGATTATTTGTGCCAGTTTCTTGCAAACTTGAAAACGATAAAACTGAATTGCTGTCCGCTTCTATCAGATTCAGCTTTTGTTACGCTCTCAGAAAGATGTAATCTTTTAAGTCGGCTTGAAATTGGTAATACCTGCCTAGGAAAAGAAGAATTGATCAATGATGACCATCCTGTGAAGAACTACGCAGTTCGTTTCTTGAGGTTATGGTCTATTCAATTCCTGTGCAGTGCTTATCTCAGAAAGGTCCTACTGATTTGCCCTAATCTAGAGAAACTTGACCTTTCTAATTGTTTTCGCGGTACTGAACTGCTGGATGTTGCAGACATCCTTGATTACAGTCCTAGAATCAATAGTTTGGTGTTGAATCAATGCCGTCATTTGAGGTTTTGTAGAGAACAGGCGAAGGCATCAAAACTAGAAAAGCTGGTTGCAATGTATTCGGGGATAAATGATGAAATTCTTGCTATGATCGGAAGAAACAGCCCTGGCCTGCTTTACTTGGATTTGGAAGAGTGCAAAAACGTCACAGAGAAGGGGGTAAAGGCGGTGATAGAATCGTGTAAAAGACTGAGGTACTTGAACTTAAGTGGCTGTTTAAATGTCAATGTTGATGTCTTGGAGTATATAGTACAAAATGAGCCGTCTTTGAGAAGATTAGTCTCGCCATCCTGCAAGTATCCCAAGGAAGACGATCAGAAATACTTCTTGCAACGGAATTGTCTAGTAACTAGAGCGGTGGACATTATGGAGAGTTTACCTAAGTGTTTGTTTGTATATCGGTGA